One genomic region from Mesorhizobium terrae encodes:
- a CDS encoding TadE/TadG family type IV pilus assembly protein encodes MLKSFKHFLKSENGSYTPLFAISMVPLFAVLGVSADYTSGVQTRSNMQNALDAATLAITTLPIDSTLAQRQDKLQAFYAANGADGTATLNSFTVDNIGTAKVDTSASYSMPTNFMRVAAINNVTINVNSSATKPPALVQATFNVTKVSGWWDKTVSLFGTPYGSTNPPLMLMKITYTYNKGGDPKGYGTTTISVPNLNGVFQAVQTQTCTTTSTTNNPPAGAIINGNKMTTCSITLDTTGGKGAAIDVTKMDTLFLQMDVPQGNPTKVRSDDPTTSNRLYIDGVEVATGTKVNIFNAVPCGQTSQQAWEDGGSPVPAPIVNADFFYSVTGKCAFSQRPSGTTLTQ; translated from the coding sequence ATGCTGAAGTCCTTCAAGCACTTCCTGAAATCCGAGAATGGCTCCTATACGCCGCTGTTCGCCATCTCCATGGTGCCGCTGTTTGCGGTGCTGGGCGTGTCGGCCGACTACACGTCGGGCGTGCAGACGCGCTCCAACATGCAGAACGCGCTGGACGCGGCAACGCTGGCCATAACCACGCTGCCCATCGACTCAACGCTGGCGCAAAGGCAGGACAAGCTGCAGGCCTTCTACGCGGCCAACGGCGCCGACGGCACCGCGACGCTCAACAGCTTCACGGTCGACAATATCGGCACCGCCAAGGTCGATACCTCGGCCAGCTACAGCATGCCGACCAACTTCATGCGCGTCGCCGCGATCAACAACGTCACCATCAACGTCAATTCGTCGGCAACCAAGCCGCCGGCGCTGGTGCAGGCAACCTTCAACGTCACCAAGGTGTCGGGCTGGTGGGACAAAACCGTGTCGCTGTTCGGCACGCCCTATGGCAGCACCAACCCTCCCCTGATGCTGATGAAGATCACCTATACCTACAACAAGGGCGGCGACCCGAAGGGTTACGGCACAACCACCATCTCGGTGCCGAACCTCAACGGCGTCTTCCAGGCGGTGCAGACGCAGACCTGCACGACCACCAGTACGACGAACAACCCTCCCGCCGGCGCCATCATCAACGGCAACAAGATGACGACCTGCTCGATCACGCTGGACACAACCGGCGGCAAGGGCGCGGCCATCGACGTCACCAAGATGGATACATTGTTCCTTCAGATGGACGTCCCCCAGGGCAATCCGACGAAGGTCAGAAGCGATGACCCGACGACGTCGAACCGGCTCTATATCGACGGTGTCGAAGTGGCCACCGGCACGAAAGTCAACATCTTCAACGCCGTGCCGTGCGGCCAGACCAGCCAGCAGGCCTGGGAGGACGGCGGCAGCCCGGTACCGGCGCCGATCGTCAACGCCGACTTCTTCTACTCCGTCACTGGCAAATGCGCCTTCTCGCAGCGCCCGTCCGGAACGACGCTGACACAATAG
- a CDS encoding cytochrome d ubiquinol oxidase subunit II: protein MTLDWPTLLPLIFAGLMGLAILVYVVLDGFDLGIGILFSLAGDKDKDTMIAAIGPFWDANETWLVLAVGLLLVAFPMAHGVILTALYLPVFVLLIGLILRGVAFDFRAKVPSGKKQRWNRLFFAGSLIASLAQGYMLGVYVLGLQSGLAATAFGVLVALCLAAAYAAMGAAWLIYKTEGDLQTRAVRWLRSALVLTVLGMAAISLATPLASPRIFAKWFVFPEMLYLSPLPILSALLFIWLWRQTFHLPKEGDRHSLLPFLTLAAIFTLGFAGLAWSFYPYVVPDKLTIWQAASAPESLVVILVGAIIVLPIIIFYSFYAYRVFAGKATDLTYD from the coding sequence ATGACCCTCGACTGGCCAACTCTTCTGCCCTTGATCTTTGCCGGCTTGATGGGCCTGGCCATCCTGGTCTATGTCGTGCTCGACGGTTTCGACCTCGGCATCGGCATCCTGTTCTCGCTGGCCGGCGACAAGGACAAGGATACGATGATCGCCGCCATCGGCCCGTTCTGGGATGCCAACGAGACATGGCTGGTGCTGGCGGTCGGCTTGCTGCTCGTCGCCTTCCCGATGGCGCATGGCGTCATCCTCACCGCGCTCTATCTGCCGGTCTTCGTGCTGTTGATCGGGCTCATCCTGCGCGGCGTCGCCTTCGACTTCCGCGCCAAGGTGCCGTCGGGCAAGAAGCAGCGCTGGAACCGCTTGTTCTTCGCCGGTTCGCTGATCGCCTCGCTGGCGCAGGGCTATATGCTGGGCGTCTATGTGCTCGGCCTGCAGAGCGGGCTGGCGGCGACGGCCTTCGGCGTGCTGGTGGCGCTCTGCCTTGCCGCCGCTTACGCCGCGATGGGCGCCGCCTGGTTGATCTACAAGACCGAGGGCGACCTTCAGACACGGGCGGTGCGCTGGCTGCGTTCCGCCCTGGTGCTGACGGTGCTCGGCATGGCCGCGATATCGCTGGCCACCCCGCTCGCCAGCCCGCGCATCTTCGCCAAGTGGTTCGTCTTCCCGGAGATGCTCTATCTGTCGCCGCTGCCGATCCTGTCGGCGCTGCTGTTCATCTGGCTGTGGCGGCAGACCTTCCACCTGCCAAAGGAGGGCGACCGCCACTCGCTGTTGCCGTTCCTGACGCTGGCAGCGATCTTCACGCTCGGTTTCGCCGGTCTCGCCTGGTCGTTCTATCCCTATGTGGTGCCGGACAAGCTGACCATCTGGCAGGCGGCCTCGGCGCCGGAAAGCCTGGTGGTCATCCTGGTCGGCGCCATCATCGTCTTGCCGATCATCATCTTCTATTCGTTCTACGCCTACCGGGTGTTCGCCGGGAAGGCGACGGACCTGACCTACGACTGA
- a CDS encoding PepSY domain-containing protein → MRATMAVAAAALLAFSTLAALAKEPPPSGAKKLSELVALVEQRADFAYIADVEWSDKGYDVTYFTKDGAKVEIKYDPVTATPMNLQ, encoded by the coding sequence ATGCGCGCCACGATGGCCGTTGCAGCCGCTGCCCTGCTTGCGTTCTCGACCCTTGCCGCCTTGGCCAAGGAGCCGCCGCCGAGCGGCGCCAAGAAGCTTTCCGAGCTCGTCGCCCTGGTCGAGCAGCGCGCGGATTTCGCCTACATCGCCGACGTCGAGTGGAGCGACAAGGGTTACGACGTCACCTACTTCACCAAGGACGGCGCCAAGGTCGAAATCAAATACGATCCTGTCACGGCAACGCCGATGAACCTGCAATAA
- a CDS encoding cytochrome ubiquinol oxidase subunit I, translating into MDPLMLSRIQFGANISFHILFPTITIALGWVLLFFKHRYNVTGDTAWMRAYFTWVKVFAITFAMGVVTGITMSFQFGTNWPGYMETVGNIAGPLLAYEVLTAFFLEAAFLGIMLFGFRRVSNRVHTFATFLVAFGTTVSAFWIIALNSWMQTPTGFEMRNGQAHAVDWWAIVFNPSMPYRLTHMLLASGLTVSFLVAGLSALRYIWGDRSESMWKALRTGVFLGAVLIPIQIFVGDQHGLNTLEHQPAKIAAMEANWKTGPNIPLVLFALPDEKTKENKFEITIPNGASLILRHSADGVVPGLDQFEGNHPPVFPVFWGFRIMVGTGLLMLAVSWAASFFLWRRQSLPQPLALLMVPMGLSGWVATLAGWYTTEIGRQPWLVTGVLKTADAVGPIAGGQVAFTLAIYLILYALLLVAYLGVLVHLALKAAKDGDTSPLPGAMNAALSQQAAGE; encoded by the coding sequence ATGGACCCGCTCATGTTGTCGCGCATCCAGTTCGGCGCCAATATTTCGTTTCACATCCTTTTTCCTACCATCACCATCGCCCTCGGCTGGGTTCTTCTTTTCTTCAAGCACCGATACAACGTCACCGGCGACACGGCCTGGATGCGCGCCTACTTCACCTGGGTGAAGGTCTTCGCCATCACTTTCGCCATGGGTGTCGTCACCGGCATCACCATGAGCTTCCAGTTCGGCACCAACTGGCCGGGCTATATGGAAACCGTCGGCAACATCGCCGGCCCGTTGCTTGCCTATGAGGTGCTGACCGCGTTTTTCCTGGAGGCGGCCTTCCTCGGCATCATGCTGTTCGGCTTCCGCCGCGTGTCGAACCGCGTGCACACCTTCGCCACCTTCCTGGTCGCCTTCGGCACGACGGTCTCGGCCTTCTGGATCATCGCGCTGAATTCCTGGATGCAGACGCCGACCGGCTTCGAGATGCGCAACGGCCAGGCCCATGCGGTCGACTGGTGGGCGATCGTTTTCAATCCGTCCATGCCCTATCGCCTGACGCACATGCTGCTGGCCTCGGGCCTCACCGTCTCCTTCCTGGTCGCAGGTCTCTCGGCGCTGCGCTACATCTGGGGCGACCGTTCGGAATCGATGTGGAAAGCGCTGCGCACCGGCGTCTTTCTCGGCGCGGTATTGATCCCAATCCAGATTTTCGTCGGCGACCAGCATGGTCTCAACACGCTCGAGCATCAGCCCGCCAAGATCGCGGCCATGGAGGCCAACTGGAAGACCGGTCCCAACATCCCGCTGGTGCTGTTCGCGCTGCCCGACGAGAAGACCAAGGAAAACAAATTCGAGATCACCATCCCGAACGGCGCCAGCCTGATCCTGCGCCACAGCGCCGATGGCGTCGTGCCGGGCCTCGACCAGTTCGAGGGCAACCACCCGCCGGTCTTCCCGGTGTTCTGGGGTTTCCGCATCATGGTGGGCACCGGCTTGCTCATGCTGGCGGTATCGTGGGCGGCGAGTTTCTTCCTGTGGCGGCGCCAGAGCCTGCCGCAGCCCCTGGCACTCTTGATGGTGCCGATGGGTCTCTCGGGCTGGGTGGCGACGCTGGCCGGCTGGTACACCACCGAGATCGGTCGCCAGCCCTGGCTGGTGACCGGCGTGCTGAAGACCGCCGACGCGGTCGGTCCCATCGCCGGCGGTCAGGTCGCCTTCACGCTCGCCATCTATCTCATCCTCTACGCGCTGCTGCTCGTCGCCTATCTCGGCGTACTGGTGCATCTGGCGCTGAAAGCCGCCAAGGACGGCGACACCTCGCCGCTGCCTGGCGCGATGAATGCGGCACTTTCCCAGCAGGCTGCGGGGGAGTGA
- a CDS encoding ABC transporter ATP-binding protein, with protein sequence MQSVISVSGVSKTYATGFSALKNINLDIKRGEIFALLGPNGAGKTTLISIICGIVNRSGGTVTVDGHDISKDYRAARSLIGLVPQELTVESFETVRSVLAFSRGLFGKPADPAFIEKTLMDLSLWDKRDSKIITLSGGMKRRVMIGKALSHEPKILFLDEPTAGVDVELRKDMWALVRRLRESGVTIILTTHYIEEAEEMADRVGVINKGEIVLVEEKAELMRKLGRKLLKLELRTPLTAVPAGFDGYNLELSQNGNELTYTYDNQAERPGVASLIRDLDQAGIQFRDLNTENSSLEEIFVSLVRRQA encoded by the coding sequence ATGCAATCCGTCATCTCCGTTTCCGGTGTCTCGAAAACCTATGCCACCGGCTTCAGCGCGCTGAAGAACATCAATCTCGACATCAAGCGTGGTGAAATCTTCGCCCTGCTCGGCCCCAACGGCGCCGGCAAGACGACGCTGATTTCCATCATCTGCGGCATCGTCAACCGCTCGGGCGGCACGGTCACCGTGGACGGCCACGACATCTCGAAGGACTATCGCGCCGCGCGCAGCCTGATCGGGCTGGTGCCGCAGGAACTGACGGTGGAATCCTTCGAGACCGTGCGCTCGGTGCTGGCCTTCAGCCGCGGCCTGTTCGGCAAGCCGGCCGACCCGGCCTTCATCGAGAAGACGCTCATGGACCTGTCGCTCTGGGACAAGCGCGATTCCAAGATCATCACGCTGTCGGGCGGCATGAAGCGCCGGGTGATGATCGGCAAGGCGCTGTCGCACGAGCCGAAGATCCTGTTCCTTGACGAGCCGACCGCCGGCGTCGACGTGGAACTGCGCAAGGACATGTGGGCGCTGGTGCGGCGGCTGCGTGAATCCGGCGTCACCATCATCCTCACCACCCATTATATCGAGGAAGCCGAGGAGATGGCCGACCGCGTCGGCGTCATCAACAAGGGCGAAATCGTGCTGGTCGAGGAGAAGGCGGAACTGATGCGCAAGCTCGGCCGCAAGCTGCTCAAGCTGGAGCTGCGCACGCCGCTCACTGCGGTGCCCGCCGGTTTCGACGGCTATAATCTCGAGCTTTCCCAGAACGGCAACGAACTCACCTACACCTATGACAACCAGGCGGAACGGCCGGGCGTCGCCTCGCTGATCCGCGACCTCGACCAGGCCGGCATCCAGTTCCGCGACCTCAACACCGAAAACAGTTCACTGGAGGAGATTTTTGTCTCCCTGGTGAGGAGGCAGGCATGA
- the msrA gene encoding peptide-methionine (S)-S-oxide reductase MsrA, producing the protein MPRHRNSSRKPWKVFATGTAASLVVAAAALTFLQAPSRAAEEAVKIPPPALDEKSAPGTEKAVFAGGCFWGVQGVFQHVKGVTGAVSGYAGGTKDTAEYETVGSGDTGHAESVEVTYDPSKITYGKLLQIYFSVAHDPTQLNYQGPDYGTQYRSTVFATNAEQKKIAEGYIAQLEATKAFPNKIVTTLETGKAFYPAEDYHQDFLARNPTYPYIVYNDLPKIENLKTMFPDLYADKPVLVMASPKS; encoded by the coding sequence ATGCCCAGACACCGCAATTCTTCGCGCAAGCCGTGGAAAGTGTTTGCCACCGGCACCGCCGCCAGCCTCGTTGTCGCGGCGGCGGCGCTGACCTTCCTGCAGGCGCCGTCGCGCGCGGCCGAGGAGGCGGTAAAAATCCCGCCACCGGCGCTCGACGAGAAATCGGCCCCCGGCACGGAAAAAGCCGTCTTCGCCGGCGGCTGTTTCTGGGGCGTGCAAGGCGTGTTCCAGCACGTCAAGGGCGTCACCGGCGCCGTCTCGGGTTATGCCGGCGGCACCAAGGATACCGCCGAATATGAGACGGTCGGCTCCGGCGACACCGGTCACGCCGAATCCGTCGAGGTCACTTACGACCCGTCCAAGATCACCTATGGCAAGCTCCTGCAGATCTATTTCTCGGTCGCCCACGACCCGACCCAGCTCAACTACCAGGGGCCGGACTACGGCACGCAGTACCGCTCCACTGTCTTTGCAACCAATGCCGAGCAGAAGAAGATCGCCGAGGGTTACATCGCGCAGCTCGAAGCCACGAAGGCGTTCCCGAACAAGATCGTGACGACGCTGGAGACCGGTAAGGCGTTCTACCCCGCCGAGGACTACCATCAGGACTTCCTCGCCCGGAACCCGACCTATCCCTACATCGTCTACAATGACCTGCCGAAGATCGAGAACCTGAAGACGATGTTCCCGGACCTTTACGCCGACAAGCCGGTGCTGGTCATGGCCAGCCCGAAGAGTTGA
- a CDS encoding DUF1223 domain-containing protein, with product MGTGAQRLAISIALALAATGAATARPLTVVELFTSQGCSSCPPANANLIKLKDRPSVLALSFNVTYWDYLGWKDTFGRPEFTERQVSYEPGLGRSGPFTPQMVVNGHTDTIGNQLSEIETLISRDKPVAGPALSLAGGSAAIGAGTAPAGGADVWLVHYRPGVVEVPVGRGENSGHTLPHANVVRALTRLGSWTGAATTLPLPAAKSGLATAVLVQAPHGGPILAAATE from the coding sequence ATGGGAACCGGGGCACAACGCCTCGCCATCAGCATTGCCCTCGCCCTCGCGGCCACCGGCGCAGCGACGGCTAGGCCGCTCACCGTGGTGGAATTGTTCACCAGCCAGGGCTGCTCTTCGTGTCCGCCCGCCAACGCCAATCTGATCAAGCTGAAGGACCGGCCGAGCGTGCTGGCACTCTCCTTCAACGTCACTTACTGGGACTATCTCGGCTGGAAGGACACGTTCGGCAGGCCGGAATTCACAGAGAGGCAGGTCAGCTACGAGCCGGGCCTCGGCCGCAGCGGCCCGTTCACGCCGCAGATGGTGGTCAACGGCCACACCGATACGATCGGCAATCAGCTTTCCGAAATCGAGACGCTGATCAGCCGTGACAAGCCCGTCGCCGGTCCAGCACTTTCGCTCGCCGGCGGTAGTGCTGCCATCGGAGCCGGCACCGCGCCGGCCGGCGGGGCGGATGTCTGGCTGGTCCATTACCGGCCGGGTGTCGTCGAGGTGCCGGTCGGGCGCGGCGAAAACAGCGGCCACACGCTGCCGCACGCCAATGTCGTGCGCGCTCTGACCCGGCTGGGAAGCTGGACGGGAGCGGCCACCACCCTGCCGCTGCCGGCGGCCAAGAGCGGTCTTGCCACCGCCGTTCTGGTGCAGGCGCCGCATGGCGGCCCGATCCTCGCCGCCGCCACCGAGTAG
- a CDS encoding ABC transporter permease: MNHRAVWAIYKVEMARTLRTIMQSVISPVISTSLYFVVFGAAIGSRITEVNGVSYGAFIVPGLIMLTLLTQSISNASFGIYFPKFVGTIFELLSAPVSYLEVVIAYVGAAATKSIGIGLIILATASLFVELHIQHPFWMLGFLVLTAVTFSLFGFIIGIWANGFEQLQLIPLLVVTPLTFLGGSFYSIDMLPGVWRTISLFNPVVYLVSGFRWAFFGHGDVSVEISLAITLGFLAVCIGVVAWIFKTGYRLRT, encoded by the coding sequence ATGAACCATCGCGCCGTCTGGGCGATCTACAAGGTGGAAATGGCGCGCACGCTGCGCACCATCATGCAGAGCGTCATCTCGCCCGTCATCTCGACCTCGCTCTATTTCGTGGTGTTCGGCGCCGCCATCGGCTCGCGCATCACGGAGGTGAACGGCGTCAGCTACGGCGCCTTCATCGTGCCGGGGCTGATCATGCTCACCCTGCTCACCCAGTCGATCTCCAACGCCTCCTTCGGCATCTATTTCCCGAAATTCGTCGGCACCATCTTCGAATTGCTGTCGGCGCCGGTTTCCTATCTGGAAGTGGTGATCGCCTATGTCGGGGCGGCAGCCACCAAGTCGATCGGCATCGGCCTGATCATCCTGGCAACCGCTTCGCTGTTCGTCGAACTCCACATCCAGCACCCGTTCTGGATGCTCGGCTTCCTGGTGCTGACGGCCGTCACCTTCTCGCTGTTCGGCTTCATCATCGGCATCTGGGCCAACGGCTTCGAACAGCTGCAGCTGATCCCGCTTCTGGTGGTGACACCGCTGACCTTCCTCGGCGGCTCGTTCTATTCGATCGACATGCTGCCGGGCGTGTGGCGCACGATCTCGCTGTTCAACCCGGTCGTCTATCTGGTCAGCGGCTTCCGCTGGGCCTTCTTCGGCCATGGCGACGTGTCGGTGGAGATCAGCCTCGCCATCACGCTGGGCTTCCTCGCCGTCTGCATCGGCGTCGTCGCCTGGATCTTCAAGACCGGATATCGGCTGAGGACGTAG